In a single window of the Nocardioides massiliensis genome:
- a CDS encoding copper homeostasis protein CutC, translated as MTSGSATTPAPSALLEVAVLGPRDVAGALEGGADRLELAVPTDGVGLSPEPALVSAVCREAEVPVRVVLRLDDSFTTTGGEFARLVGLGDTYVGLGAEGVVFGFLDRDLEVDVDTCLALAEKLQHVPWTFSDAVDAVLEPRRAWRRLTGLPGLDAVKSGGSPQGLDVGYDDLLALAADPDVARVLMPAAGLAAEHVPWFVRVGVRQFHLGPQARPGGSPKAYVDAALVRSWRLLLDDAVAATQR; from the coding sequence ATGACCTCCGGTTCTGCGACGACTCCGGCGCCGAGCGCGCTGCTCGAGGTCGCCGTGCTCGGGCCGCGCGACGTCGCCGGCGCGCTCGAGGGCGGTGCCGACCGCCTGGAGCTCGCCGTGCCGACCGACGGTGTCGGGCTGTCCCCGGAGCCCGCGCTGGTCTCGGCCGTGTGCCGGGAGGCCGAGGTTCCCGTGCGTGTGGTGTTGCGCCTCGACGACAGCTTCACCACGACCGGCGGTGAGTTCGCCAGGCTGGTCGGTCTCGGAGACACCTACGTGGGCCTCGGCGCAGAAGGCGTCGTCTTCGGGTTCCTCGACCGCGACCTGGAGGTCGACGTCGACACCTGCCTGGCACTCGCCGAGAAGCTGCAGCACGTCCCGTGGACGTTCTCCGACGCCGTCGACGCGGTGCTCGAGCCGCGGCGGGCCTGGCGCCGGCTGACCGGGTTGCCCGGCCTCGACGCGGTGAAGTCCGGCGGCTCGCCACAGGGACTGGACGTCGGGTACGACGACCTGCTCGCGCTCGCCGCCGATCCGGACGTCGCGCGCGTCCTGATGCCGGCCGCGGGTCTGGCTGCCGAGCACGTGCCGTGGTTCGTGCGCGTCGGCGTACGCCAGTTCCACCTTGGCCCGCAGGCGCGACCCGGCGGGTCGCCCAAGGCGTACGTCGACGCGGCGCTGGTGCGGTCGTGGCGGCTGCTGCTCGACGACGCCGTCGCCGCCACGCAGCGCTGA
- a CDS encoding DUF4031 domain-containing protein, producing MILIDPPSVPARGRWWSHLISDTSHEELHAFAARLGIPRVAFDRDHYDLPADHYEAALAAGAVAVSPKELVARLARSGLRRAKYAVRPRRLAPGDNVRVVAPSGPARPDRVAAGVEVLESWGLRVQLAEGVGRRGPMRYLSAADEQRAADLQQAWCDPEVSAVWATRGGYGAQRLLDLLDIPVMAAAEPRLLVGYSDVTALHRAVGTRLGVASLHGPGVAALGDLSESARARLRSVVLDGGATELAGRWLVPAPAAVAGPLVGGNLAVLAAAVGTPEAGSARGAVALLEDVNEPPYKIDRLLTQLLRSGWFRGVRAVVCGGFTRCGDPADVESVLRDRLVDLGVPIVVGLPIGHGEENAPVLLGARAEVRVDATVRVVGLR from the coding sequence ATGATCCTCATCGACCCGCCGTCGGTGCCTGCCCGCGGGCGCTGGTGGTCGCACCTGATCAGCGACACCTCGCACGAGGAGCTGCACGCCTTCGCCGCGCGGCTCGGGATTCCGCGCGTCGCCTTCGACCGCGATCACTACGACCTGCCGGCCGACCACTACGAGGCCGCGCTCGCCGCCGGCGCGGTCGCGGTGTCACCCAAGGAGCTCGTCGCGCGGCTGGCCCGCTCGGGACTGCGGCGGGCGAAGTACGCCGTACGCCCGCGCCGGCTCGCGCCCGGCGACAACGTACGCGTCGTGGCCCCGTCGGGTCCGGCGCGACCCGATCGGGTCGCGGCGGGCGTCGAGGTGCTGGAGTCGTGGGGGCTGCGCGTGCAGCTCGCCGAGGGTGTGGGACGCAGGGGTCCGATGCGCTACCTCTCGGCCGCGGACGAGCAACGCGCCGCCGACCTGCAGCAGGCGTGGTGCGACCCCGAGGTGTCGGCTGTGTGGGCGACGCGGGGAGGCTATGGCGCGCAGCGCCTGCTCGACCTGCTCGACATCCCCGTGATGGCGGCGGCCGAGCCGCGCCTGCTGGTCGGCTACTCCGACGTCACCGCGCTGCACCGCGCGGTCGGCACCCGCCTCGGTGTCGCGAGCCTCCACGGACCCGGTGTCGCTGCCCTCGGAGACCTGTCGGAGTCCGCTCGTGCGCGGCTGCGCAGCGTCGTGCTGGACGGGGGAGCGACGGAGCTCGCGGGACGGTGGCTGGTGCCGGCGCCGGCTGCGGTGGCCGGCCCGTTGGTGGGCGGCAACCTCGCGGTCCTGGCCGCGGCGGTGGGCACGCCGGAGGCCGGCTCGGCGCGCGGGGCGGTTGCCCTGCTCGAGGACGTCAACGAGCCGCCCTACAAGATCGACCGGCTGCTCACCCAGCTGCTCCGCTCGGGGTGGTTCCGGGGTGTGCGGGCGGTCGTGTGCGGCGGCTTCACCCGGTGCGGGGATCCGGCGGACGTGGAGTCGGTGCTGCGCGACCGGCTCGTGGATCTCGGCGTTCCGATCGTCGTCGGGCTGCCGATCGGGCATGGTGAGGAGAACGCGCCGGTGCTGCTGGGGGCGCGCGCCGAGGTGCGGGTCGACGCCACCGTGCGGGTCGTGGGCCTGCGCTGA
- a CDS encoding tocopherol cyclase family protein has translation MIRLRDALAPVRTAYRATGADGFFGDPLPAHGVAMEGYFWRFTDPSSGRVLIALNGVNRAADGHWSTLGVAAHPHGFLRTVAHPVGEADPDHLGAYAGDAFRGTADHLDVDLGPDARIEATISAPVPWSRRSVGGSSVAQMIPGLNQYWHPWLLGGTAHGQAVVGSETWDLEGWSVYGEKNWGKEGFPDSWWWGQAHGFGDRGACVAFAGGQVTAGPLRTTVTAVVVLLPNGRLIRLGDPVVSPVRADVTDERWVLHGRSAQWAVDIEGTGDLACAHVLPVPLPAARRNVPGAIEHLGATLHVTVRRCGRIVWEDTSDVAALEHGGIDRARAEVVRRGHGPDAVDASPLRAE, from the coding sequence ATGATCAGGCTGCGCGACGCGCTCGCACCCGTGCGTACGGCGTACCGCGCCACCGGCGCCGACGGGTTCTTCGGCGACCCCCTGCCCGCGCACGGCGTGGCGATGGAGGGGTATTTCTGGCGCTTCACCGACCCGTCCTCGGGACGCGTGCTGATCGCGCTCAACGGCGTCAACCGCGCGGCCGACGGCCACTGGTCGACCCTCGGTGTCGCCGCCCACCCGCACGGCTTCCTCCGCACCGTCGCCCACCCCGTCGGCGAGGCCGACCCCGACCATCTCGGGGCGTACGCCGGCGATGCGTTCCGCGGGACCGCGGACCATCTGGACGTCGACCTCGGTCCCGACGCCAGGATCGAGGCGACGATCAGCGCCCCGGTGCCCTGGTCACGGCGCAGCGTCGGCGGGTCGAGCGTGGCGCAGATGATCCCTGGCCTCAATCAGTACTGGCACCCGTGGCTCCTGGGCGGCACCGCGCACGGCCAGGCCGTCGTCGGCTCGGAGACCTGGGACCTCGAGGGTTGGTCGGTCTACGGCGAGAAGAACTGGGGCAAGGAGGGCTTCCCCGACTCCTGGTGGTGGGGTCAGGCGCACGGCTTCGGCGATCGCGGTGCGTGCGTCGCGTTCGCCGGCGGCCAGGTCACGGCCGGCCCACTGCGCACCACCGTCACCGCCGTCGTCGTCCTCCTCCCGAACGGCCGGCTGATCCGGCTCGGTGACCCCGTCGTCTCGCCGGTGCGCGCCGACGTCACCGACGAGCGTTGGGTCCTCCACGGACGCAGCGCCCAGTGGGCCGTCGACATCGAGGGCACCGGTGACCTCGCCTGCGCCCACGTACTCCCGGTCCCGCTGCCGGCCGCGCGGCGCAACGTCCCCGGGGCCATCGAGCACCTCGGTGCCACGCTGCACGTCACGGTGCGACGCTGCGGCCGCATCGTGTGGGAGGACACCTCCGACGTGGCCGCGCTCGAGCACGGCGGGATCGACCGCGCACGGGCAGAGGTCGTACGCCGGGGGCACGGTCCGGACGCCGTCGACGCCTCGCCGCTGCGGGCCGAGTAG
- a CDS encoding HNH endonuclease signature motif containing protein, whose product MAEISGGQVMDRGGAQRPSHPVLTCVSRVRAALDEVADIDPLFATTEAKKAMLTELTELADRVVALRNEVLAAADDVAADTAARRTANWVADVTREHPGRVAHAQDLGEALRVRYQVLGAAVRDGRVRMSQAEIIVKALDKAPPSAPRELRRRAETDLVELAQKWGPKALTRLADRVWSHLDPEGFADHEREQLEKELREAEAQTKMTIRHRGDGTADITARIPRHYAKRLRGYLEAFTAPRRETALTEALKANGTSIFGIESVATTDEATGAKLSHERVLGEAFCAFLDAYDPNKLPQHGGMATTIIVRIDLDDLRDGLGAGLLPDDGTIPVSEVRRYACTAGIVPAVLDGEGEVLDLGRTQRLFSAAQRKALALKYPTCAAQGCTIPARWCEAHHAGDPWCEGGRTDLDDGVLLCSWHHHRVHDPTYDNTRHADGSYRFHRRT is encoded by the coding sequence ATGGCAGAGATCTCGGGTGGCCAGGTCATGGATCGGGGCGGGGCGCAGCGTCCTTCGCATCCGGTGCTGACCTGTGTCTCGCGGGTGCGCGCAGCACTTGATGAGGTCGCCGATATTGATCCGTTGTTCGCCACCACCGAGGCCAAGAAGGCCATGCTCACCGAGCTGACGGAGCTCGCTGACCGGGTGGTGGCGTTGCGCAACGAGGTGTTGGCGGCTGCCGATGATGTTGCCGCTGACACCGCTGCTCGGCGTACGGCGAACTGGGTGGCCGATGTCACCCGCGAGCACCCCGGACGTGTCGCGCATGCTCAGGACCTCGGCGAGGCGCTGCGGGTCCGCTACCAGGTGCTGGGTGCAGCCGTACGCGACGGACGAGTCCGCATGAGCCAGGCCGAGATCATCGTCAAAGCCCTCGACAAAGCACCACCCTCCGCTCCGCGCGAGCTCCGCAGACGGGCCGAGACCGACCTGGTCGAGCTCGCACAGAAGTGGGGACCCAAAGCACTCACCCGCCTCGCCGACCGCGTCTGGTCCCACCTCGATCCCGAAGGGTTCGCCGACCACGAGCGCGAACAGCTCGAGAAGGAGCTCCGCGAGGCCGAAGCGCAGACAAAGATGACGATCCGCCACCGCGGGGATGGCACCGCCGACATCACCGCGCGGATCCCGCGGCACTACGCCAAGCGGCTGCGCGGCTACCTGGAGGCGTTCACCGCACCCCGCCGCGAGACCGCCCTCACCGAGGCCCTCAAGGCCAACGGCACAAGCATCTTCGGCATCGAATCCGTCGCCACCACCGACGAGGCCACCGGGGCGAAGCTGTCGCACGAGCGGGTGCTGGGTGAGGCGTTCTGTGCGTTCCTCGACGCCTACGACCCCAACAAGCTCCCCCAGCACGGCGGGATGGCCACCACCATCATCGTGCGCATCGATCTCGACGACCTGCGCGATGGACTCGGCGCCGGGTTGCTCCCGGATGACGGCACGATCCCGGTCTCCGAGGTCCGCCGCTACGCCTGCACCGCCGGGATCGTCCCCGCGGTGCTGGACGGCGAGGGCGAGGTCCTCGACCTGGGTCGCACCCAGCGGCTGTTCTCCGCCGCGCAACGCAAGGCACTCGCGTTGAAATACCCCACCTGCGCCGCGCAGGGATGCACGATCCCCGCCCGCTGGTGCGAAGCACATCACGCCGGAGACCCCTGGTGCGAGGGCGGCCGCACCGACCTCGACGACGGGGTGCTCTTGTGCTCCTGGCACCACCACCGCGTCCACGACCCCACGTACGACAACACCCGCCACGCCGATGGCTCCTACCGGTTCCACAGACGCACATAG
- a CDS encoding VOC family protein has translation MVTRIDNVGIAVRDIEAALAFFTDLGLTVLGRATVSGAWSDTAVGLDGNHAKVAMLEAPGGGRVELFEYLHPAPIETEPTRPNEIGMHRVALAVDDIDEALAIAARHGCHPLRGVATYEDAYKLTYVRGPSGIIVMLAQELKG, from the coding sequence ATGGTCACCAGGATCGACAACGTCGGGATCGCCGTGCGGGACATCGAGGCTGCCCTCGCGTTCTTCACCGATCTCGGCCTGACCGTGCTCGGGCGGGCGACCGTGAGCGGCGCGTGGTCCGATACCGCGGTCGGGCTCGACGGCAACCACGCCAAGGTCGCGATGCTGGAGGCACCCGGTGGCGGCCGCGTGGAGCTCTTCGAGTACCTCCACCCCGCCCCGATCGAGACCGAGCCCACGCGGCCCAACGAGATCGGCATGCACCGTGTCGCGCTCGCCGTCGACGACATCGACGAGGCGCTCGCGATCGCGGCCCGGCACGGGTGTCACCCGTTGCGCGGTGTGGCGACCTACGAGGACGCCTACAAGCTGACCTACGTGCGTGGTCCGAGCGGGATCATCGTGATGCTCGCGCAGGAGCTGAAGGGTTGA
- a CDS encoding GrpB family protein: protein MHWPLPSQPEVRDRLLAAYADPARGYHDTTHLTEVLARIEELLAAHPVADPDAVRLAAWFHDAVYDGAPGEDEEASAALAEEALASVVDPATVAETARLVRLTATHAPAEADLSGQVLVDADLAILAAAPQRYLDYRRGVRRDYAHVPDQDFIRGRSQVLADLLARPRLFHTPTARTWEPTARANLADELGALAIVRDWETGGNGPVEFVDVDGFTPGQPDVVDVDPGWASAYAELESRVRTALGPLVLAIEHVGSTSVPLPAKPVIDVDLVVPDPADEAAYAEPLREAGFLFVLREPGWHEHRVFRGTDPAANIHVFGPDSPEVVRHRLFRDHLRGHAEDRELYAAAKLAAADATGDDEHVMDYNRRKQEVVRSIYERIFRADPRLGAALNPSAPARASR from the coding sequence GTGCACTGGCCGCTGCCTTCCCAACCGGAGGTCCGGGACCGGCTGCTCGCGGCGTACGCCGACCCCGCGCGGGGCTACCACGACACCACGCACCTGACGGAGGTCCTCGCGCGCATCGAGGAGCTCCTCGCCGCGCACCCCGTCGCGGATCCGGACGCCGTCCGGTTGGCCGCGTGGTTCCACGATGCCGTCTACGACGGCGCCCCAGGCGAGGACGAAGAAGCCTCGGCGGCCCTCGCCGAGGAGGCGCTCGCGTCGGTCGTCGATCCGGCGACCGTCGCCGAGACCGCGCGGCTCGTCCGCCTCACGGCAACGCACGCTCCGGCCGAGGCCGACCTGTCTGGGCAGGTCCTGGTCGACGCCGACCTCGCGATCCTGGCCGCGGCACCCCAGCGCTATCTGGACTACCGCCGCGGCGTACGACGCGACTACGCCCACGTCCCCGACCAGGACTTCATCCGCGGACGAAGCCAGGTGCTGGCCGACCTGTTGGCGCGTCCTCGGCTCTTCCACACCCCCACGGCGCGCACCTGGGAGCCGACTGCCCGAGCGAACCTCGCGGACGAGCTCGGTGCGCTGGCGATCGTGCGGGACTGGGAGACCGGTGGCAACGGCCCGGTGGAGTTCGTCGATGTCGACGGCTTCACGCCGGGGCAGCCGGATGTCGTCGACGTCGACCCTGGCTGGGCGAGCGCCTACGCCGAGCTCGAGTCCCGTGTCCGTACGGCGCTCGGACCGCTCGTGCTCGCGATCGAGCACGTGGGCTCCACGTCGGTCCCGCTGCCGGCGAAGCCCGTCATCGACGTCGATCTCGTCGTGCCCGACCCGGCCGACGAGGCCGCCTATGCAGAGCCCTTGCGCGAGGCGGGTTTCCTCTTCGTCCTGCGCGAGCCCGGCTGGCACGAGCATCGCGTGTTCCGGGGCACCGACCCCGCCGCCAACATCCACGTCTTCGGCCCGGACTCTCCCGAGGTGGTCCGGCACCGGCTGTTCCGCGACCACCTTCGCGGGCACGCCGAGGACCGCGAGTTGTATGCCGCCGCCAAGCTCGCCGCCGCCGATGCGACCGGTGATGACGAGCACGTCATGGACTACAACCGGCGCAAGCAGGAGGTCGTGCGCAGCATCTACGAGCGGATCTTCCGCGCGGATCCGCGCCTGGGTGCAGCGCTCAACCCTTCAGCTCCTGCGCGAGCATCACGATGA
- a CDS encoding oxygenase MpaB family protein yields the protein MSTLLEPARTRLGEALFLRVAGPDGPQKAERIHGTPGPRWFEAGSPITRVHGDASMFVGGIRALLLQSLHPAAMTAVGEHSGYRGDMWGRLARTSSFIAVTTFGTAADAERTVAMINRIHRSITGTMPDGTPYRADDPHLLAWVHAAEIDSFLRAHQTYGAKPLDQAERDTYVAQTAEVARRLGVIAPPTTEAELAQVLDAYRPELASTAYAREAVSYLLFRPPLPLAARPAYGVLVAAAVGLMPRWTRWPLRLPYLPVAEHTVVRALGAAATGTIRWAMAPGNAQRRTAS from the coding sequence ATGAGCACCCTCCTGGAGCCGGCCCGCACCCGCCTCGGCGAGGCGTTGTTCCTCCGCGTCGCCGGGCCCGACGGGCCACAGAAGGCCGAGCGCATCCACGGCACCCCGGGGCCGCGCTGGTTCGAGGCCGGCAGCCCGATCACCCGGGTGCACGGTGATGCGTCGATGTTCGTCGGCGGGATCCGCGCGCTCCTGCTGCAGTCGCTGCATCCGGCCGCGATGACCGCGGTCGGTGAGCACTCCGGCTACCGCGGCGACATGTGGGGCCGGCTTGCGCGCACCAGCTCCTTCATCGCCGTCACCACCTTCGGCACCGCGGCCGACGCCGAACGGACCGTCGCGATGATCAACCGTATCCACCGCTCGATCACCGGCACGATGCCGGACGGGACGCCGTACCGCGCCGACGACCCGCACCTGCTCGCGTGGGTCCACGCTGCGGAGATCGACAGCTTCCTGCGCGCCCACCAGACCTATGGCGCGAAGCCGCTCGACCAGGCCGAGCGCGACACCTACGTCGCGCAGACCGCCGAGGTCGCGCGTCGTCTCGGCGTCATCGCGCCGCCCACCACCGAGGCGGAGCTCGCGCAGGTCCTCGATGCCTACCGCCCCGAGCTCGCCTCGACGGCGTACGCGCGTGAGGCCGTCTCCTACCTCCTCTTCCGCCCGCCGCTCCCCCTCGCCGCCCGCCCGGCGTACGGCGTGCTGGTCGCCGCCGCCGTCGGGTTGATGCCGCGCTGGACCCGGTGGCCGTTACGCCTGCCCTACCTCCCGGTCGCCGAGCACACCGTGGTGCGCGCCCTGGGCGCCGCCGCCACCGGCACGATCCGCTGGGCGATGGCGCCGGGCAACGCCCAACGCCGTACCGCTTCCTGA
- a CDS encoding AurF N-oxygenase family protein, whose translation MVAEIAPERTRPMSSAMSVVDEIDLDAPEIPEGLSDEEYRAVLHRLSVASVERKFDAFADIDWDHPDFEVKHDDPRWVLPMADPLGRSEWYRSQPQDKQIAMGLWRQANVFRVGWQFENILIRGIMQHVFSLPIHSPEYRYLMHEATEECHHTQMFQEAVNRIGINVPGMPLWIRALSPTFSLFANRFPVVFFSGVLAGEEPIDHVQKAILRGREELHPMMGRIMEIHVAEEARHISFAHEYIKRMSPRLKKRQRFIVSLIYPVLMRILGDAILVPPKEFRREFDIPDSVIKELYWDAPESRKMLSDVFADVRALAEDAGLMNPVARRWWRFLKMDGRPARFRSEPPVQFAA comes from the coding sequence ATGGTCGCCGAGATCGCTCCCGAGCGCACCCGTCCCATGTCCAGTGCCATGTCTGTGGTGGACGAGATCGACCTGGACGCCCCGGAGATCCCCGAGGGCCTGTCCGACGAGGAGTACCGCGCCGTCCTCCACCGGCTCTCCGTGGCGTCGGTCGAGCGCAAGTTCGACGCGTTCGCCGACATCGACTGGGACCACCCCGACTTCGAGGTCAAGCACGACGACCCGCGCTGGGTCCTGCCGATGGCCGACCCGCTCGGCCGTTCGGAGTGGTACCGCTCCCAGCCGCAGGACAAGCAGATCGCGATGGGGCTGTGGCGTCAGGCCAACGTCTTCCGCGTGGGCTGGCAGTTCGAAAACATCCTGATCCGCGGGATCATGCAGCACGTCTTCAGCCTGCCGATCCACAGCCCGGAGTACCGCTACCTCATGCACGAGGCGACGGAGGAGTGCCACCACACGCAGATGTTCCAAGAGGCGGTGAACCGGATCGGCATCAACGTGCCGGGCATGCCGTTGTGGATCCGCGCGCTCAGCCCGACGTTCTCGCTGTTCGCCAACCGCTTCCCGGTGGTGTTCTTCAGCGGCGTGCTCGCCGGTGAGGAGCCCATCGACCACGTGCAGAAGGCGATCCTGCGCGGTCGCGAGGAACTGCACCCGATGATGGGGCGGATCATGGAGATCCACGTCGCCGAGGAGGCGCGCCACATCTCCTTCGCCCACGAATACATCAAGCGCATGTCGCCGCGCCTGAAGAAGCGTCAGCGCTTCATCGTCTCGCTGATCTACCCCGTGCTGATGCGCATCCTGGGCGATGCGATCCTCGTGCCGCCGAAGGAGTTCCGTCGCGAGTTCGACATCCCCGACTCCGTCATCAAGGAGCTCTACTGGGATGCGCCGGAGTCGCGCAAGATGCTCAGCGACGTCTTCGCCGACGTGCGTGCGCTGGCGGAGGACGCCGGGCTGATGAACCCGGTCGCCCGTCGCTGGTGGCGCTTCTTGAAGATGGACGGTCGCCCCGCGCGCTTCCGCAGCGAGCCGCCCGTCCAGTTCGCCGCCTGA
- a CDS encoding FAD-dependent oxidoreductase, with the protein MPHVVTRSCCGDASCVYACPVNCIHPTPDEPDFGTAEMLYIDPASCVDCGACVSACPVGAIKPHTELTSSELAFIDINAAFHTPPAPRPVQAPVTPIRRADPARGPLRVAIVGSGPAALYAADEVLKQDGAQVSVIERLPVPYGLVRSGVAPDHPDTRQVTKLFATIEAEEGFSYHLGVDVGRDVRLADLLAHHHAVIYATGASADRRLGIEGEDLPGSGTATAFVGWYNGHPDHADLAPDLDAERVVIVGNGNVALDVARILVTDPERLARTDIADHALEALRHSAVREVVVLARRGATQAAYTLPELTGLLARDDIEVVVDGDLCLDPETVRRRAAGELDATAELALQAVESLPPATLPRGSRRRIVLRFGAQPRRILGVDRVAGIEIERTQVRTEDGRAVAVPTGEVEQIEAGAVLRSVGYRGVAVADLPFDELTGTVPNALGRVEVPGVYVAGWIKRGPNGYIGTNKSCSAETVDKLVEDFNAGLLPAPTRPLKDFAALVRRARPDVVDGTGWRRIRRFEQAWGERDGRPARRLVDPARMREIASSSRASLPA; encoded by the coding sequence GTGCCCCACGTCGTCACCCGGTCCTGCTGCGGCGACGCCTCGTGCGTCTATGCCTGCCCGGTCAACTGCATCCACCCGACCCCGGACGAGCCGGACTTCGGGACCGCCGAGATGCTCTACATCGACCCCGCGTCCTGCGTGGACTGCGGGGCGTGTGTGAGCGCCTGCCCGGTCGGCGCGATCAAGCCGCACACGGAGCTGACCAGCAGTGAGCTGGCGTTCATCGACATCAACGCCGCCTTCCACACCCCGCCGGCCCCGCGGCCCGTGCAGGCTCCGGTCACCCCCATCCGCCGCGCCGATCCTGCGCGCGGGCCGCTGCGGGTGGCGATCGTCGGCTCCGGACCGGCCGCGCTGTATGCCGCCGACGAGGTGCTCAAGCAGGACGGCGCTCAGGTGTCGGTGATCGAGCGGCTGCCCGTGCCCTACGGACTCGTCCGGTCCGGCGTCGCGCCCGACCACCCCGACACCCGCCAGGTGACGAAGCTCTTCGCCACGATCGAGGCGGAGGAGGGATTCTCCTACCACCTCGGTGTCGACGTGGGGCGCGACGTGCGGCTCGCCGACCTGCTCGCCCACCACCACGCGGTCATCTACGCCACCGGCGCATCCGCCGACCGGCGGTTGGGAATCGAGGGCGAGGACCTGCCCGGCAGCGGGACGGCGACCGCGTTCGTCGGGTGGTACAACGGCCATCCCGACCACGCCGACCTCGCGCCCGACCTCGACGCCGAGCGGGTCGTCATCGTCGGCAACGGCAACGTCGCCCTCGACGTCGCCCGCATCCTCGTCACCGATCCCGAGCGGCTGGCGCGCACCGACATCGCCGACCACGCCCTGGAGGCATTGCGGCACAGCGCGGTGCGCGAGGTGGTCGTGCTGGCGCGGCGCGGAGCGACCCAGGCGGCGTACACCCTGCCCGAGCTGACCGGGCTGCTTGCCCGCGACGACATCGAGGTCGTCGTCGACGGCGACCTGTGCCTGGACCCTGAAACCGTACGTCGCCGCGCCGCCGGCGAGCTGGACGCCACCGCCGAGCTCGCCCTGCAGGCGGTCGAGTCGTTGCCGCCCGCGACCCTCCCGCGCGGGAGCCGGCGGCGCATCGTGCTCCGGTTCGGCGCTCAACCACGCCGGATTCTCGGCGTGGATCGGGTCGCCGGTATCGAGATCGAGCGCACCCAGGTGCGCACCGAAGACGGTCGCGCCGTTGCCGTGCCGACCGGTGAGGTCGAGCAGATCGAGGCCGGCGCGGTGCTTCGCTCGGTCGGCTACCGCGGTGTCGCTGTTGCCGACCTGCCGTTCGACGAGCTCACCGGCACGGTGCCCAACGCGCTCGGCCGCGTCGAGGTGCCGGGCGTCTATGTCGCCGGGTGGATCAAGCGCGGGCCGAACGGCTACATCGGCACCAACAAGTCCTGCTCCGCAGAGACGGTCGACAAGCTGGTCGAGGACTTCAACGCGGGCCTGCTGCCCGCGCCGACGCGTCCGCTCAAGGACTTCGCGGCACTCGTCCGCCGTGCGCGGCCCGACGTCGTCGACGGCACCGGTTGGCGGCGCATCCGGCGCTTCGAGCAGGCGTGGGGTGAGCGCGACGGCCGCCCCGCACGACGCCTCGTCGACCCGGCGCGGATGCGGGAGATCGCCTCCTCGTCGCGAGCATCGCTCCCTGCCTGA
- a CDS encoding TetR/AcrR family transcriptional regulator — MSSRPYAMTARAEAVERTRRAILDATIALHLSRPASSIGLGDVADRAGTSVQTILRHFGNRAALIETALVEAQQEVVAERRAPAGDVAAAVAQVVAHYEKRGDGVLVLLAQEGQEEFATRVVRDGRRIHRAWVREVFAPLLVGRADADELIDLLIVATDVYTWKLLRRDRRLSRRATEAAVRRMVEALLREEGS; from the coding sequence GTGAGCAGCCGTCCCTACGCGATGACCGCGCGTGCCGAGGCGGTCGAGCGCACCCGGCGGGCAATTCTGGATGCGACGATCGCGCTGCACCTGAGCCGACCGGCGAGCTCGATCGGGCTGGGCGACGTCGCCGACCGCGCCGGGACCAGCGTGCAGACCATCCTGAGACACTTCGGCAACCGAGCGGCGTTGATCGAGACCGCCCTCGTCGAGGCCCAGCAGGAGGTCGTGGCGGAGCGGCGGGCGCCGGCCGGCGACGTCGCGGCTGCTGTCGCACAGGTCGTCGCACACTACGAGAAGCGCGGTGACGGCGTCCTGGTCCTGCTCGCGCAGGAGGGGCAGGAGGAGTTCGCCACCCGCGTGGTGCGCGACGGCCGGCGGATCCATCGCGCCTGGGTCCGCGAGGTCTTCGCACCGCTCCTGGTCGGTCGAGCAGACGCCGACGAGCTGATCGACCTGCTCATCGTGGCGACGGACGTCTACACCTGGAAATTGCTGCGCCGGGACCGCCGCCTCTCGCGGCGCGCGACCGAGGCCGCCGTACGCCGGATGGTCGAGGCGCTGCTGCGGGAGGAGGGGTCGTGA